One segment of Cetobacterium ceti DNA contains the following:
- a CDS encoding phosphoglycerate kinase — MAKKIVTDLNVKGKKVLMRVDFNVPMKDGKITDENRIVAALPTIKYVLENGGKAIVFSHLGKVKTEEDLEKRNIAPVAGRLSELLGQPVKFINATRGAQLEEAVAQLKDGEILMFQNTRFEDLDGKKESKNDPELGKYWASLGDLFVNDAFGTAHRAHASNVGIAANIGEGNTAAGFLMEKEIKFIGGAVDAPERPLVAILGGAKVSDKIGVIENLLVKADKILIGGAMMFTFFKALGKNTGKSLVEEDKVELAKSLLEKAEGKIILPVDTVVAKEFNNDAPHMVVSVDEIPADEMGLDVGPATVKLFADQLVGAKTVVWNGPMGVFEMPSYAKGTIGVCEAIANLDGATTIIGGGDSAAAAISLGFADKFSHISTGGGASLEYLEGKVLPGVASISEK; from the coding sequence ATGGCAAAGAAAATCGTTACAGATTTAAATGTTAAAGGTAAAAAAGTATTAATGAGAGTGGATTTTAACGTACCTATGAAGGATGGAAAAATCACTGATGAAAATAGAATAGTTGCAGCATTACCAACTATAAAATATGTTTTAGAAAATGGTGGAAAAGCTATTGTTTTCTCACACTTAGGAAAAGTAAAAACTGAGGAAGATTTAGAAAAAAGAAATATTGCTCCTGTTGCAGGAAGACTTTCTGAATTATTAGGTCAACCAGTTAAATTTATAAATGCAACTAGAGGTGCTCAATTAGAAGAGGCAGTTGCTCAATTAAAAGATGGAGAAATCCTAATGTTCCAAAATACAAGATTTGAAGATTTAGATGGGAAAAAAGAATCTAAAAATGATCCTGAATTAGGAAAATACTGGGCTTCTTTAGGAGATTTATTTGTAAATGATGCCTTTGGAACTGCTCACAGAGCCCATGCTTCAAACGTTGGAATAGCTGCTAACATTGGAGAGGGAAATACTGCTGCAGGTTTCTTAATGGAAAAGGAAATTAAATTCATAGGAGGAGCTGTAGATGCTCCAGAAAGACCATTAGTTGCTATTTTAGGAGGAGCTAAGGTTTCTGATAAAATAGGAGTAATTGAAAACCTATTAGTTAAAGCTGATAAAATATTAATCGGTGGAGCTATGATGTTTACATTCTTCAAAGCTTTAGGAAAAAATACTGGAAAATCTCTAGTTGAAGAGGATAAAGTAGAATTAGCAAAATCATTATTAGAAAAAGCAGAAGGAAAAATAATCTTACCTGTAGATACAGTTGTGGCTAAGGAATTTAATAATGATGCACCTCATATGGTTGTATCTGTAGATGAGATTCCAGCTGATGAAATGGGATTAGACGTAGGACCAGCTACTGTAAAATTATTTGCAGATCAATTAGTTGGAGCAAAAACAGTTGTATGGAATGGACCTATGGGTGTATTTGAAATGCCAAGTTATGCTAAGGGAACAATTGGAGTATGTGAAGCTATAGCTAACCTTGATGGAGCAACTACAATAATAGGTGGAGGAGACTCAGCAGCAGCAGCAATAAGCTTAGGATTTGCTGATAAATTCTCTCACATCTCTACTGGTGGAGGAGCTTCTTTAGAATATTTAGAAGGAAAAGTGTTACCTGGTGTAGCATCTATCTCTGAAAAATAA
- the cobA gene encoding uroporphyrinogen-III C-methyltransferase, whose amino-acid sequence MTKGKVYIIGAGCGNIDLLTLKGKRIIEEADTIVYDRLIDPRVLALGKKDAELIYLGKGNTEGGLIQETINKTLAEKALEGKVVARVKGGDPFVFGRGGEEIEEIIKYDIPFEIIPGISSSIAVPEYAGIPVTHRGVSRSFHVFTGHTMENGQWHDFSVISKLKGTLVFLMGIKNLDLITGDLIKYGKNPKTPIAIIEKGTTPDQRVTTGTLENIVEIAKERKIVPPAITIIGDVVNLRDDFAWFENLNLNRKKILVTRDKHQAPHFTNKLLKMGAGVEELPLLEIIPEKVDFTTIDFSKYKAILFNSPNGVKTFMDNIEDLRVLGNIKIGVVGSKTEEILREYKLKGDFIPEKYMVSELAKMVPDFTNIGDEILVVTSNISPCDCEGWEKLYNRKFTKLVTYSTNKVKRDKKEMEDILNKIEYITILSSSTGEALFEAIEGDLSLLDNKKVISIGPMTSETLNKLNIPVYLEAKVYDTDGIIEVISNDK is encoded by the coding sequence ATGACTAAGGGAAAGGTTTATATTATTGGAGCAGGTTGCGGAAATATTGATTTACTTACTTTAAAGGGTAAAAGAATTATTGAAGAAGCTGATACTATTGTTTATGATAGATTAATCGATCCTAGGGTTTTAGCCCTTGGAAAAAAAGATGCTGAACTTATCTACCTTGGAAAGGGAAATACTGAAGGGGGATTAATTCAAGAAACTATAAATAAGACCCTAGCAGAAAAAGCCCTAGAGGGAAAAGTTGTAGCTAGAGTTAAGGGAGGGGACCCCTTTGTTTTTGGAAGAGGTGGAGAGGAAATAGAGGAAATTATAAAATATGATATTCCTTTTGAAATTATTCCTGGAATCAGTTCATCTATAGCTGTTCCTGAATATGCGGGGATTCCTGTTACCCATAGGGGAGTTTCTAGATCTTTTCATGTTTTCACAGGTCATACTATGGAAAATGGTCAATGGCATGATTTTTCAGTTATTAGTAAGTTAAAGGGTACCTTAGTTTTCCTAATGGGTATTAAAAACTTAGACTTAATAACTGGGGACCTTATTAAATATGGTAAAAATCCTAAAACACCAATTGCTATTATTGAAAAGGGAACAACACCTGATCAAAGGGTAACAACTGGTACTTTAGAAAATATTGTGGAAATTGCCAAGGAAAGAAAAATTGTTCCACCTGCAATCACAATTATTGGTGATGTGGTAAATCTAAGAGATGATTTTGCTTGGTTTGAAAATTTAAACTTAAATAGAAAAAAAATTCTAGTGACTAGAGATAAACACCAAGCTCCACACTTTACAAATAAACTTCTTAAAATGGGAGCAGGAGTAGAGGAGTTACCTCTTTTAGAGATTATTCCTGAAAAAGTAGATTTTACAACAATAGATTTTAGTAAGTATAAGGCCATTCTTTTTAACTCTCCAAATGGAGTTAAAACATTTATGGATAATATAGAGGATTTAAGAGTTTTAGGTAATATAAAAATTGGAGTTGTAGGTAGTAAAACTGAAGAAATTTTAAGAGAGTATAAATTAAAGGGTGATTTTATCCCTGAAAAATATATGGTTTCAGAACTTGCTAAAATGGTTCCTGATTTTACAAATATAGGAGATGAAATTTTAGTTGTAACTTCTAATATTTCCCCATGTGATTGTGAAGGATGGGAAAAATTATATAATAGAAAATTTACTAAACTTGTAACTTACTCTACAAATAAAGTTAAAAGAGATAAAAAAGAGATGGAAGATATTTTAAATAAAATAGAATATATAACTATTTTAAGTTCTTCCACTGGAGAAGCCCTTTTTGAAGCAATTGAAGGGGACTTATCCCTATTAGATAATAAAAAAGTAATATCAATTGGCCCTATGACCAGTGAAACTTTAAATAAATTAAATATACCAGTATATCTAGAAGCTAAAGTTTATGATACAGATGGTATTATAGAGGTGATCAGTAATGATAAATAG
- the gap gene encoding type I glyceraldehyde-3-phosphate dehydrogenase — MAVRVAINGFGRIGRLALRLMINNPEFDVVAINDLTDEKTLAHLFKYDSAQGRFNGTIEVVEGGFSVNGKFIKVTAEKDPKNLPWKENNIDVVLECTGFFASKEKASAHIEAGAKKVVISAPATGDLKTVVFNVNDEILDGSETVISGASCTTNCLAPMAKVLNDKFGIVEGLMTTIHAYTNDQNTLDAPHKKGDLRRARAAAANIVPNTTGAAKAIGLVIPALAGKLDGAAQRVPVITGSLTELVTVLDKPTSVEEINAAMKAASNESFGYTEEPLVSSDIIGIEFGSLFDATQTKVMTVGDKQLVKTVSWYDNEMSYTAQLIRTLKKFVELSK, encoded by the coding sequence ATGGCAGTTAGAGTAGCGATTAACGGATTCGGAAGAATAGGAAGATTAGCATTAAGATTAATGATCAACAACCCAGAATTTGACGTAGTAGCAATTAATGACTTAACAGATGAAAAGACATTAGCTCACTTATTTAAATATGACTCAGCACAAGGTAGATTCAATGGAACTATCGAAGTTGTTGAGGGAGGATTCTCTGTAAACGGTAAATTCATAAAAGTTACTGCTGAGAAAGATCCTAAAAACTTACCTTGGAAAGAAAACAACATTGACGTTGTATTAGAGTGTACTGGATTCTTCGCTTCTAAAGAGAAGGCATCAGCTCACATTGAAGCAGGAGCTAAAAAAGTAGTTATTTCTGCACCAGCAACAGGAGATCTTAAAACAGTTGTATTCAACGTAAACGATGAGATCTTAGATGGTTCTGAAACAGTTATTTCAGGAGCTTCTTGTACAACAAACTGTTTAGCACCTATGGCTAAAGTATTAAATGACAAATTTGGAATCGTAGAAGGATTAATGACTACAATTCACGCATATACAAATGACCAAAATACATTAGATGCTCCACACAAAAAAGGAGATTTAAGAAGAGCGAGAGCTGCTGCTGCAAACATCGTTCCTAACACAACAGGAGCTGCAAAAGCTATCGGATTAGTAATTCCTGCTTTAGCTGGAAAATTAGATGGAGCTGCTCAAAGAGTACCAGTAATCACTGGATCATTAACTGAGTTAGTAACAGTATTAGATAAACCAACTTCTGTTGAAGAGATCAATGCTGCTATGAAAGCTGCTTCAAATGAATCATTTGGATATACTGAGGAGCCATTAGTATCTTCAGATATCATCGGAATCGAGTTTGGATCATTATTTGATGCTACTCAAACTAAAGTAATGACAGTTGGAGACAAGCAATTAGTTAAAACTGTTTCTTGGTATGACAACGAAATGTCTTACACAGCTCAATTAATCAGAACTTTAAAAAAGTTTGTAGAATTATCTAAGTAA
- the hemL gene encoding glutamate-1-semialdehyde 2,1-aminomutase: MKFKNSEKIYEKAINIIPGGVNSPVRAFKSVKRSHPIFIKKGAGSKIWDEDNNEYIDYICSWGPLILGHNHPRVLNGVKEAIELGSSFGLPTKMEVELAEMVCSCYPSMDMVRFTTSGTEATMAAIRVARAYTNRNKILKFEGCYHGHSDALLVSSGSGLLTDGYQDSNGITDGVLRDTLVVPFGDIEGVKNYLKNEDVACIIMEPVPANMGLIHSEKKFLEEVRVLCDETKTLLIFDEVISGFRLALGGAQEIFNIKPDITTLGKIIGGGYPVGAFGGRRDIMNMIAPVGRVYHAGTLSGNPVAVRAGMETVGYLMENKDTLYKTLENNVQYLVDNIKKFSKLYNVPVCVNSFGSLFTIFFTEKDSVNLLQDALEASEEKYAIYFNTMLEEGIVTPPSKFEAHFISIAHSQEDLDRTLAVMEKAFKKISEMTNVRK; encoded by the coding sequence ATGAAATTTAAAAATTCTGAAAAAATATATGAAAAAGCAATTAATATTATTCCTGGTGGGGTAAATAGTCCTGTTAGAGCCTTTAAATCTGTTAAAAGATCACATCCTATTTTTATAAAAAAAGGAGCAGGTTCTAAAATTTGGGATGAGGATAATAATGAATATATTGATTATATTTGCTCTTGGGGTCCACTTATTTTAGGACATAATCATCCTAGAGTTTTAAATGGAGTAAAAGAAGCTATTGAACTTGGAAGTTCATTTGGTTTACCTACTAAAATGGAAGTTGAACTAGCTGAAATGGTTTGTAGCTGTTATCCTTCTATGGATATGGTTAGATTTACTACTTCTGGAACTGAGGCTACTATGGCAGCTATTAGAGTTGCTAGAGCCTATACTAATCGTAATAAAATTTTAAAGTTTGAAGGATGTTACCATGGTCATTCAGATGCACTTCTTGTAAGTTCTGGTTCTGGACTTTTAACTGATGGATATCAAGATAGTAATGGTATTACCGATGGGGTTTTAAGAGATACTTTAGTAGTTCCTTTTGGAGATATTGAAGGAGTTAAAAACTACTTAAAAAATGAAGATGTAGCTTGTATTATTATGGAGCCAGTTCCTGCTAATATGGGACTTATTCACAGTGAGAAAAAATTTCTTGAGGAAGTTAGAGTCCTATGTGATGAAACTAAAACTCTTCTAATATTTGATGAGGTTATCTCTGGATTCAGACTTGCCCTTGGTGGAGCACAGGAAATATTTAATATAAAACCTGATATTACAACTTTAGGAAAAATAATTGGTGGGGGATATCCCGTAGGTGCCTTTGGTGGTAGAAGAGATATTATGAATATGATCGCCCCTGTTGGAAGAGTTTATCATGCTGGTACTCTTTCTGGAAACCCTGTTGCAGTAAGAGCAGGTATGGAAACTGTTGGTTATTTAATGGAAAATAAGGATACTTTATATAAAACTTTAGAAAACAATGTGCAATATTTAGTGGATAATATTAAGAAATTTTCTAAGCTTTACAATGTTCCTGTATGTGTAAATAGTTTTGGTTCTCTTTTCACTATTTTCTTTACAGAGAAGGATTCAGTTAATCTTTTACAAGATGCCTTAGAGGCAAGTGAGGAAAAATATGCTATTTACTTCAATACAATGTTAGAAGAGGGAATTGTTACTCCACCTTCAAAATTTGAAGCTCACTTTATTTCTATAGCTCACAGTCAAGAGGATTTAGATAGAACTCTTGCTGTTATGGAAAAGGCCTTTAAAAAAATTAGTGAGATGACCAATGTTAGAAAGTAA
- the hemB gene encoding porphobilinogen synthase encodes MINRTRRTRSSQTMRDLVANVTFSLDNLVYPIFVEEGQNIKKEIPSMPGQFRLSIDNLKEELQEIKNLGIKSLLVFGIPEANKKDPVGTEAYNDNGIVQEAVRFIKKEFPEFLLITDVCMCEYTSHGHCGLLNGEEVLNDETVELLCKIAISHVKAGADMVAPSDMMDGRIAAMRKALDKEGFVNVPIMAYSIKYASSYYGPFRDAADSAPSFGDRKAYQMDYRNSKDYLIEARNDINEGADIIMVKPGMPYLDVVKAIADSIDLPVAVYNVSGEYSMVKAASQMGWIDEKKIVMENMYAMRRAGASIIITYHAKDIAKWMEK; translated from the coding sequence ATGATAAATAGAACAAGAAGAACTAGAAGTTCTCAAACAATGAGAGATTTAGTTGCAAATGTAACTTTTTCCCTTGATAATTTAGTATATCCAATCTTTGTAGAAGAGGGACAAAATATTAAAAAAGAGATTCCATCTATGCCTGGACAATTTAGATTATCCATTGATAATTTAAAAGAAGAGTTACAAGAGATTAAAAATTTAGGAATTAAATCTCTACTTGTTTTTGGAATTCCAGAAGCCAATAAAAAAGATCCTGTAGGAACAGAAGCTTATAATGACAATGGAATTGTTCAAGAAGCCGTAAGATTTATAAAAAAAGAGTTCCCTGAATTTTTACTTATTACAGATGTTTGTATGTGTGAATATACTTCCCACGGTCATTGTGGACTTTTAAACGGGGAAGAAGTTTTAAATGATGAAACTGTGGAACTTCTTTGCAAAATAGCAATTTCCCATGTAAAAGCTGGAGCTGATATGGTTGCCCCTTCTGATATGATGGATGGCAGAATTGCTGCAATGAGAAAGGCCTTAGATAAGGAAGGTTTTGTAAATGTTCCTATTATGGCTTACAGTATAAAATATGCTTCAAGTTACTATGGACCATTTAGAGATGCCGCTGATTCTGCTCCATCTTTTGGAGATAGAAAAGCTTATCAAATGGATTATAGAAATTCAAAGGATTACTTAATTGAAGCTAGAAATGACATCAATGAAGGTGCAGATATTATTATGGTTAAACCTGGTATGCCATATTTAGATGTTGTAAAAGCAATTGCAGATTCTATTGATTTACCTGTAGCTGTTTACAATGTAAGTGGAGAATACTCTATGGTTAAAGCTGCTAGTCAAATGGGTTGGATAGATGAAAAGAAAATAGTAATGGAAAATATGTATGCTATGAGAAGAGCAGGGGCAAGTATTATTATAACTTACCATGCTAAGGATATAGCTAAATGGATGGAGAAATAA
- a CDS encoding YibE/F family protein — protein sequence MKEKLLPILVVISIVLMAWLSPKYTMGFKGGKIFRQEFVTGRVIKVLNENLMKDPVMEGKFRGNQTLEVELLDGSMKGKIVSVYNSLSNLHNTYGKPGLKAIFTVRENNGKKIVWLYNEKRDTYIYILSSIFLLIVCILGKLKGIKSILSLIFTGAVIIYIMIPLMFSGVNPIPIAIGLASIITLVSFLLIGGFERKTYSAIIGAIFGITLAGTISYLSGIIMNLSGINMEGGEQLLYIAKNHSLQVQGLLFVAILIGSLGAVMDVAMSIASSVNELHQTNPTMGGKKLFISAMNIGKDIMGTMVNTLILAFAGGALPTMMMIWGYNMEYSQFINIPTIVIEIVNALAGSIGIIAAVPFTGAISILLINREKGRKFENEKGKIFTK from the coding sequence ATGAAGGAAAAATTATTACCAATTTTAGTTGTTATTTCCATAGTGTTAATGGCTTGGTTAAGCCCTAAGTACACTATGGGATTCAAAGGTGGAAAAATTTTCAGACAGGAATTTGTAACAGGGAGAGTTATAAAGGTCTTAAATGAAAATCTTATGAAGGACCCTGTTATGGAGGGAAAATTTCGAGGAAATCAAACTTTAGAAGTAGAACTTTTAGATGGATCTATGAAGGGAAAAATTGTGTCAGTTTACAATAGTTTAAGTAATCTTCATAACACTTATGGAAAACCAGGATTAAAAGCTATTTTCACAGTTAGAGAAAATAATGGGAAAAAAATAGTTTGGTTATACAATGAAAAAAGAGATACATATATTTATATACTTAGTTCTATTTTTTTACTAATAGTTTGTATTTTGGGAAAATTAAAAGGAATTAAGTCAATTTTATCTTTGATTTTTACGGGAGCTGTGATAATATATATAATGATACCACTGATGTTTTCAGGAGTAAATCCAATACCTATCGCCATAGGTTTAGCATCAATAATTACCCTGGTAAGTTTCTTATTAATTGGGGGATTTGAGCGAAAAACTTATAGTGCAATTATTGGAGCTATTTTTGGAATAACCTTAGCTGGAACCATTTCATATTTATCTGGAATTATTATGAATCTTTCAGGAATAAATATGGAAGGGGGAGAACAATTGCTATATATAGCAAAAAACCATAGTTTACAAGTACAAGGATTATTATTTGTAGCTATATTAATAGGTTCCTTAGGAGCTGTAATGGATGTGGCAATGTCTATTGCATCCTCTGTAAATGAACTTCATCAAACAAATCCCACAATGGGAGGAAAGAAGTTATTCATCTCTGCTATGAATATAGGAAAAGATATAATGGGAACCATGGTTAATACATTAATTTTGGCTTTTGCTGGGGGAGCATTACCAACTATGATGATGATATGGGGATACAATATGGAGTATTCACAATTTATAAATATTCCAACCATAGTTATAGAAATAGTTAATGCCCTTGCAGGAAGTATAGGGATAATAGCAGCTGTTCCATTTACAGGGGCTATATCAATTTTGCTTATTAATAGAGAAAAAGGGAGAAAATTTGAAAATGAAAAAGGGAAAATTTTTACTAAGTAG
- a CDS encoding RluA family pseudouridine synthase, giving the protein MKKFVIEPEYNNYTVSQYLKEVKGYSGRGIRNLEIYLNGKRVKPGKKIKKLNKLLVKEQVKTTGIRSIKMDLKIAYEDKNLLILDKPPFMLVHPTTKKADLTLANGVINYFQETMGQTLPPRFYNRLDMNTSGLVVVTKNAFTQAFLQDKAKVHKYYKAIVKGIVEKDEFFVERPLGKEGDELRRKEMSPEEGGQTAKTKVTVLERFPEEDLTLIELELFTGRTHQIRAHMSLEGFPILGDDLYGGSDSRANRQLLHSYKLIFTDIENMEEKTVEIGLPEDMEKILHIKK; this is encoded by the coding sequence ATGAAAAAATTTGTAATTGAACCTGAGTATAATAATTATACAGTATCCCAGTATTTAAAAGAGGTTAAGGGATATTCTGGAAGGGGAATAAGAAACTTAGAAATATATTTAAATGGAAAAAGAGTAAAACCTGGAAAGAAAATAAAAAAATTAAATAAACTTTTAGTAAAGGAACAAGTAAAAACAACTGGAATAAGATCTATAAAGATGGATTTAAAAATAGCTTATGAGGATAAAAATCTATTGATTTTAGATAAACCACCTTTTATGCTTGTACATCCAACTACTAAAAAGGCTGATTTAACCCTTGCCAATGGTGTAATAAACTATTTCCAAGAGACAATGGGTCAAACACTACCTCCAAGATTTTACAATAGACTTGATATGAATACATCGGGATTAGTTGTTGTGACTAAAAATGCCTTTACTCAAGCTTTTCTACAGGATAAAGCTAAGGTACATAAGTACTATAAGGCTATAGTTAAGGGAATAGTTGAAAAAGATGAGTTTTTTGTAGAAAGACCTCTTGGAAAAGAGGGTGACGAACTTAGAAGAAAAGAGATGTCTCCAGAAGAGGGAGGACAAACTGCTAAGACTAAGGTCACTGTTCTTGAGAGATTTCCAGAAGAGGATTTAACCCTAATAGAGTTAGAACTATTCACAGGAAGAACTCATCAAATAAGAGCTCATATGTCCTTAGAAGGGTTTCCCATATTAGGTGATGATTTATATGGTGGAAGTGATTCAAGAGCTAATAGGCAATTACTGCACTCTTATAAGTTAATTTTTACGGACATTGAAAATATGGAGGAAAAAACAGTAGAAATAGGTCTTCCAGAGGATATGGAAAAAATTCTACATATCAAAAAATAA
- the hemA gene encoding glutamyl-tRNA reductase, whose product MYFKNFVVLGITHKDLDLEEREEFIKNKPISIMEKLKEEGKILGYVNLSTCLRVEFYLHLNRDYSYEDLLKEFPYRGIFLKASHEAVNYLFKVTCGFESVIKGEDQILAQTKKAINTAMEEHTSTSNLNVIFNKAIELGKKFRNKSQICHNALSLEAISLKFIKNQAPDLKNKRILLLGVGDLSQAIMNLLIKEGAENITITNRSYHRALELKDIYHAEVITFDNKVEASVESDIIISATSAPHYILKGEEVIPKLSRDKEYFFLDLAVPRDIEDSIGELNNVALYNLDDVWNIYYENLENRETLLNKYEYLIEEQITNLNKWFQFKYKKGIA is encoded by the coding sequence ATGTACTTTAAGAATTTTGTGGTTCTAGGTATAACCCATAAGGACCTAGATTTAGAGGAAAGAGAAGAATTTATAAAAAACAAACCTATTTCTATTATGGAGAAATTAAAGGAAGAGGGAAAAATTTTAGGATATGTTAATCTTTCAACATGTTTAAGAGTTGAATTTTATTTACACTTAAACAGAGATTACTCCTATGAAGATCTTTTAAAGGAATTCCCATATAGGGGGATATTTTTAAAAGCAAGTCATGAGGCTGTTAACTATCTTTTCAAAGTTACCTGCGGATTTGAATCAGTTATTAAGGGTGAAGATCAAATTTTAGCCCAAACTAAAAAAGCTATTAATACAGCTATGGAAGAACATACAAGTACTAGCAATTTAAATGTTATTTTTAATAAGGCCATTGAATTGGGGAAAAAGTTCAGAAATAAAAGTCAAATTTGCCATAATGCTCTTTCTCTTGAAGCAATCTCTCTTAAGTTCATTAAAAACCAAGCACCAGATTTAAAAAATAAGAGAATTTTACTCCTAGGGGTAGGAGATTTATCCCAAGCTATTATGAATCTTTTGATTAAAGAGGGAGCCGAAAATATCACCATAACCAATAGAAGTTACCATAGAGCTTTGGAACTAAAGGATATTTATCATGCAGAGGTTATTACCTTTGATAATAAAGTTGAAGCTTCTGTAGAAAGCGATATTATCATTTCTGCCACTTCTGCACCTCACTATATTTTAAAGGGAGAGGAAGTTATTCCAAAACTATCTAGGGATAAAGAATATTTCTTCTTAGATTTAGCTGTCCCTAGAGATATTGAGGATTCTATTGGTGAACTTAATAATGTAGCCCTTTATAATTTAGATGATGTTTGGAATATATACTATGAAAATTTAGAAAATAGAGAAACCCTATTAAATAAATATGAGTATTTAATAGAGGAACAAATCACAAATTTAAATAAGTGGTTTCAATTTAAATATAAGAAAGGGATTGCATAA
- the hemC gene encoding hydroxymethylbilane synthase yields MKKKIIIGSRGSILALAQSEMIKKRLERNFPEIEFEIKVIVTSGDKDLVSNWNNSDTSLKSFFTKEIEQELLDGVIDLAVHSMKDMPIVSPPGLICGATPDREDNRDVFISKLGVKLMDLPKGATVGTSSLRRTMGLKNLRPDLNIKQLRGNIHTRLRKLDEEDYDGILLAAAGLIRVGLEDRITEYLDYDMMMPAPAQGALYIQCREEDPFIREVLNSIHNEQIEKLVEIEREFSKIFDGGCHTPMGCATIATGKKVLLKGVYCENDILYKDEVFEEISEGKAIAQKLAKKIRERIND; encoded by the coding sequence ATGAAGAAAAAAATTATTATTGGAAGTAGAGGGAGTATATTAGCCCTTGCTCAAAGTGAAATGATAAAAAAAAGATTGGAAAGAAATTTCCCTGAGATAGAATTTGAAATTAAGGTTATTGTTACAAGTGGAGATAAGGATTTAGTAAGTAACTGGAATAACAGCGATACATCTTTAAAAAGTTTCTTTACCAAAGAGATTGAACAGGAACTTTTAGATGGTGTTATTGATTTAGCTGTTCACTCTATGAAAGATATGCCTATAGTTTCTCCTCCTGGATTAATCTGTGGAGCAACTCCTGATAGGGAAGATAATAGAGATGTATTTATCTCTAAATTAGGAGTTAAACTGATGGATCTACCTAAGGGAGCCACTGTGGGAACTAGTTCTCTTAGAAGAACTATGGGATTAAAAAATCTAAGACCTGATTTAAATATAAAACAATTAAGAGGAAATATTCATACTAGACTTAGAAAATTAGATGAAGAGGATTATGATGGTATACTTCTTGCTGCTGCTGGATTAATAAGAGTTGGGTTAGAAGATAGAATTACAGAATACCTAGACTATGATATGATGATGCCCGCCCCTGCCCAAGGTGCTTTATATATCCAATGTAGAGAAGAGGATCCCTTTATTAGAGAAGTTCTAAACTCAATTCATAATGAACAAATTGAAAAATTAGTTGAAATTGAAAGAGAGTTTTCTAAGATTTTTGATGGCGGATGTCATACTCCTATGGGATGTGCAACTATTGCCACAGGAAAAAAAGTTCTTTTAAAAGGTGTATACTGTGAAAATGATATTCTTTATAAGGATGAGGTTTTTGAAGAGATATCAGAGGGAAAAGCTATTGCACAGAAACTAGCTAAGAAAATAAGGGAGAGAATCAATGACTAA